The stretch of DNA GTTCGGCCTTCGAGTCGACGCCGTAGAAATCGAGCGCGGCGTCGTTGACCATGTGGACCTCCATCCGCGCCAGAATTTCCAACAGCTCCTCGGGATGGGCGTCTAAGTAGGTGCCGAGTTCCTCGCCCGTATCGGCCAGTTCCATGGCATAGGCTCGGGCCTCGGCGAAGTCCTGTTCCCAGAGCACGAGGTCGTCGTTGTCGAACAACGTCCGGTATCGATCCCGGCCTCGTTCGAGCGGGGGCTCCGCGGCCGTCCGTTGTGGTTGCTCTCGGAGCGTGAGGACGGCTATTTCCTGCCCTTTACGGGTCGTCGTCGTGAGTCGTGACTCGACCAACAGAGCCGTCCCGTGTCCGGTCTGTGCCCGCCACTGGAGTGTGACTGGGCCGTCTGCACGTGCCTTGTCTACCGCTTCAGCTCCGATGGGTGAACTTCCGTCAGTGGCTACCTCGGACAGGGGCAACCCGACCAGTGTCGACTCCTCGCGATGCAACATCGTACAGCACGTGTCGTTGACCGACTGTATCGTCCCCCTGGTAACATCGACTGCGAGAACTCCGTCGGGAATATCGTCGAGAAGCGACTCTGACTCCCGGAGTGCCATACATACACCTTTGATTCGCCCTGTAATAATCTACTGGCAGAGTCACGTGACCGAACGTACGACTATCCAGAACGAGATCTCTTACAGCATCACGGCTGCTGTGCTGACTCCAAGCTCTTCCTCTCACACGGACGGCAGACAAGCTTCGGACGGTTAAGATCCCCTGCAGATCGGTGATTCTATATGTATCGTCGACCGTCTCGGTCGGGCATGCGGCGATAATCACGACCAGAATGTGACTTACTCTGTTGTACCCGACTACAAGAGAGTGAAAGTCTAGGCCAGAATTTGAACGGGTTCTCGTACCGGTCAAGATAACAGACGTGAAAGCCTAAACCTAGGTGCTGGTTATATGAGTAGAACTGAGTTTGATATTACTCTAGAAGTCGAAGTTGTTCTTCACTTTGTATTGAATCCGTCTATAAGGATGACAGGTTCCATCCCGCGGGTTTTCAGATAGCGAAGATTGAAAATTCCTCGCTAGAAACGCATACACAACCCAATGACCGAGAACACTGCCTCCGCTCCCCAATCAATACCACGACCTGAGTCGGAGGTGGTATCGGACTATATCGAAGAAGGGGAATCCCACATCCATATCTCAGGTGGGCCGGGAATCGGTAAGACGACCACCCTCCAGCAGATTACAGCAGATATCGGCACGGACTACGAGACTGACATCCGTGAGATACGACCAAACCATAGCTGTGAGGACTTTGTACGGGAAGTATGCCACTCTCTGTTCGACCATCTCCCCGGCGATAAAACAGAGGAAGGCAAGCGGGTTACCGGCATCAGTATCAGCGCGGTAGGAGGTCTCTCATGGGATGATGAAGGCCCAGACGCAACCAGAGCTCATTTCGGATACAGGGACGCCCTCATTGAGCTGTCTGAACGATTCACCGAAGATCAACCACTCCTGATATGTGTCGATGATATCCACAAGCTAGGTGACAACGACAAAGCAATCAGGGGCGTAATAGAGGAAACATGCGATACCCTCCCATCGAATGTCACGCTCCTCACCGCGGGCCGTCTCCCGTTCCGTGACTTGGAAACCTTCGTCTCACTCGATACCTTTACTGAGGAACAAACAGCGACACTGCTCCGTCAAGCGTTTCCAGAGATAGAGGACGAACAAATAGAGATCGTTCATGAGGAGGTCGACGGCCATCCACTCTATCTCGGTTTGCTCATCGAATCGAACGATGACGCTGCAGCGCTCAAACTCCCAGACGACGAAGTCTACACGGCCATCGAAGAACGGTATCTCCAGTTCCTCTCCCCCGACGAACGCCGCATCCTCCGAGCGACCGCTCCCCTGCGTGAACTCCACGAAGCAGTCTGTACATACGTTCTGCCCGACTCCTACGACCTAGATCGGGTCGCTGTTGCTGAAATTCTAGAATCACTAAGCACACGTACTGTTGTCCAACTGATCGGACGCACCCATACAGGTCTTGCTACGTTCAAAGTTCACGATGTCTTCCGGGAGTTCCTTGCAGAACGGTGGGGCCGTACTGAGGAAACCCAACAACGAGCGTTCCAGTACTACGCGGAAACCAGCATTGAACTGGCCGACGAAAACACAGAACTTGAAACAGAGGTCCACTACATCACCTACTGCCTTGAATTCCTCTCCGACGCCGTCATCCGGGATCAGACCGAGACCGTGTCCGACCTGATTGCGCACGTAGTGGCGGACGACGGCTTCAGCTTCTATCCGGCCTCCCTGCTCGTCACCGCGTTCAAAACCCGCGATGCGGAACAAATCCCGGATTCCATCATTGAAGCGGTCTTCGCAGCCATCGATGCCCGGAACGAGATTGCGAACGACTTCTACGACGCACGACTCAACCGCACCTGGGCAGAGCGACAGCTCGAACAGGGCGCATTCGAAACCCCATCAAACATCTTGCTCACCTATCTCGCCAGGATAACCGATAACGATCCATCTTTCGTGCAGCGAACCATTGACGCGACACGGCCGACCGATGAACGGACGAAATGGTCTCTGATCTCACTCGGTACCGATCTTCCTGCATCCGGTGCGAGAACGGTAGGCGAGAAAGCAATACCATGGATCCAGGAGACCGATGCATACCATGACCTCGCCTACCGTAGCCTGGAACTACATGAGCATCTCTGTAGTCTCAATGAGTACGATACGGCCCTTGATCTCCTAGATGTGATTCTCACCCCACGACAGGTCGACGGCAACGACCAATTAGACGGAAATCAGGGGATGACGAGATACAGTCTTATCCAAGCACTCGAAGAGACGTTTCCCGACCTCTGTGAGGAACGACCCGACGACCTTCTTGAGGTGCTTTACACGAATCTTGAAGACGCACTCCGCATCGAAGGGGTGGACGGTGTGGAATACGAGGTACTCGTCAAGCAGAACCCGGTTACAGAACTCGACTACGTCGACGAGAACCGCGGGAAGCTGAAACACATCCTCCTAGAGTACTTTATCCGTGCCGTCACGACATGGATCGACCAGGAGCCAACTGCCGCCGACAGACGCGAGTTCATTGAGGAGTTGCTCAGCGGCCCTGTCATGTTCCAGCGCGTCGGCTTCACACTGCTCGCGGCGCACCCCGAACACCAAGTCGACCTCATCGAGACGGCGCTACTGGATGAAGAGAACTACCGGGACCGCCCCGCCACATTCGAGTTTTACCACCTCCTTGCAACAGCATTCGATCATCTAGAGGAAGACGTCCAAGCGCAGGTCTGCGAGAATATCAATAATGGCCCATATATCGATGTAGAGGAGAAGGCTGAACAGCTCGCTCAACGACGAGATGAATCCGCACAGTCTCTCGAACAAAGACTACAGGAAACATGGCGTCGAGACCGGTTCTGTCTCATTCAGGACACGTTGCCCGAACCCTATGTAGCACAGCTGGAAGGACTGCTGGAGAAGCATGGCGAACCAGATCGGGTTCCCTCTGAGCCACACCAGTCCGCTGTAACTGGTGGCTGGGGAGCCGTGAATGAACGAGGACCAGAGGAGACAGAGGAGCTACGGGACAGCCCGGCCGAAGAGGTGCTCACCACCGCAGTCGAATGGGAACCCCCGGAAACAGAACGATGGGAACCCGATGAAGACGGAAAGCTTGAGGAGTGGACCCACGTCGGGTTTTCTCGGCAAATCCGGGATCTAATCGAAGAGCAACCGGAACGGTATGCCCGCGAAATATCGATTCTAAAAGACGCCAATCCCAGGTATGCCGAGGCGGCATTTCGCGCATTCCGGGAACTGCTCGACGAGGGACAAACATTCCCTTGGAGCTCGATCATCGCGCTTGGTACGGTCATCGCCGACGACCCAGTTGCATGGAGTACCGGCAGCCGTACCCGCCTTGCCATGCTCCTCAACAAGGGTATGGCCGTTGATGAAACACCGTTCCCCGAGGCTCACGCGGACGAGGTCCGTGACATCTTGTTGGTGCTAGTTACTGATACCGATCCTG from Haloarcula salinisoli encodes:
- a CDS encoding ATP-binding protein encodes the protein MTENTASAPQSIPRPESEVVSDYIEEGESHIHISGGPGIGKTTTLQQITADIGTDYETDIREIRPNHSCEDFVREVCHSLFDHLPGDKTEEGKRVTGISISAVGGLSWDDEGPDATRAHFGYRDALIELSERFTEDQPLLICVDDIHKLGDNDKAIRGVIEETCDTLPSNVTLLTAGRLPFRDLETFVSLDTFTEEQTATLLRQAFPEIEDEQIEIVHEEVDGHPLYLGLLIESNDDAAALKLPDDEVYTAIEERYLQFLSPDERRILRATAPLRELHEAVCTYVLPDSYDLDRVAVAEILESLSTRTVVQLIGRTHTGLATFKVHDVFREFLAERWGRTEETQQRAFQYYAETSIELADENTELETEVHYITYCLEFLSDAVIRDQTETVSDLIAHVVADDGFSFYPASLLVTAFKTRDAEQIPDSIIEAVFAAIDARNEIANDFYDARLNRTWAERQLEQGAFETPSNILLTYLARITDNDPSFVQRTIDATRPTDERTKWSLISLGTDLPASGARTVGEKAIPWIQETDAYHDLAYRSLELHEHLCSLNEYDTALDLLDVILTPRQVDGNDQLDGNQGMTRYSLIQALEETFPDLCEERPDDLLEVLYTNLEDALRIEGVDGVEYEVLVKQNPVTELDYVDENRGKLKHILLEYFIRAVTTWIDQEPTAADRREFIEELLSGPVMFQRVGFTLLAAHPEHQVDLIETALLDEENYRDRPATFEFYHLLATAFDHLEEDVQAQVCENINNGPYIDVEEKAEQLAQRRDESAQSLEQRLQETWRRDRFCLIQDTLPEPYVAQLEGLLEKHGEPDRVPSEPHQSAVTGGWGAVNERGPEETEELRDSPAEEVLTTAVEWEPPETERWEPDEDGKLEEWTHVGFSRQIRDLIEEQPERYAREISILKDANPRYAEAAFRAFRELLDEGQTFPWSSIIALGTVIADDPVAWSTGSRTRLAMLLNKGMAVDETPFPEAHADEVRDILLVLVTDTDPDQEQDQPAEGVAGHGDPVRVAINSVRPMALNALITYAWWDTDQGDNDLEPVLRDAIEKRITEDQSLAVRTVIGRRFGTLWELDRNLVEQHLDTIFPRGESITEQRRFIAAWNSFTSHNVMWGYDVLRSYYSHAIELLDYGEDDAYEINVGSTATHVVSSYLFGEDSLSDDESLIARYYRVLSPEEATEVARTLANAIGKPEVEEQWDSIRTLWDWRLDQLVNAEETEQRDHADEMRRFLDCVRESSATDIAQEHDRVRRSLSHVSTWDPHWRRIEEWIAGQSNTYPEISMELYGVLVEAAVQGDWSSAARTSQESHRKQIYEHAADASEEALQSARSIANHFAAERCEMDREFLNETL